The genomic window GCCGGATGTCGGGTGCACCGTCGACGACTTCGTCCACGGCCACCCTGCAGAGCCGGACCGGGTGGTGGTCACCGAGAGCTCGGTGCGCGAGAACTCCGCCCAGATCCACGTCGACCTCGTCTTTGGGGGCGGCCTCTTCGGCGGCGACGGCTGGTCCGACCCGATCACCTTCCCCCTGGAGCGGTCCGGTGATGCCTGGGTCATCAGCACCATGGTGTGGCCCTACTACGGCTGTGAGGGGACGCCGTGATGCTCAGTCTGCTCGCGGTCCTGCTCGTCCTGGCGATCCCCGTCGGAGCCGTGGTGGCGATCGTCGCGGCGGTGCGCCGACACCAGGAGGACGACCCGGGCCAGCCTGAGGACAGGGGCCAGACCGTGCGGCGGCTCTTCCAGTATGCCGTCCTGCTGGGTCTGCTCATCGTCGCCGCCATGGGTCTCACCGGTCTGCTGACCCCCCTGTTCGAGACCGGGGAGACGCTGACCCGCAGCGACGCCACCCTCGCCCGTGACCTGACGTTCACCTTCATCGGGCTGCCCCTCTTCCTGGCCCTGGGCCGGTGGACGCTCACCCGGCTGAGCGCAGACCCGCGCGAGGTCCGCTCTCTGGGCTGGACGGCATACCTGACTCTCGCCACGATCATCTCGCTCCTCACGGCTATGACCGGTCTCTATGGGGCTCTGACCTCATTGACCGGGAGCGGTCCGCTGAGCGGCGGCTCGGTCGCGACCGCGCTGGTGTGGACCCTGGTGTGGGCCCTCCACCAGAGTCTGGCCACCCGCACGACACCGGACCGGCGGCTCCGCCTGGTCGACCTGCTCGGATCCTTGATCGGGCTGGGCACCGCAGCGGTCGCGCTGGTCCGGCTCACGGCCGAGGCACTCCGACAGCTCTTCGACCTGGGTGGGGAGACGATCGTCGTCGGCACCAGCACCGACGGGCTGCTCGAGGCCGGGGTGCTGCTCCTGATCGGTGCCGTCGTGTGGTCCTACTACTGGCTGAGCAACCTGGCGCCGAGCAGCCGCGACACCAGTTGGCTGGGCTATGTGCTGCTGGCCGGTGTGGGCGCCGGACTGGTGGCGGCGCTGGCCGCGCTGACCTATCTGGGCTTCGACGTGCTCGTGTGGCTGATCGGCGACACCCGCGGTGCCACTGCCGAGCAGCACTTCTCGGGGCTGCCGGGCCTGGTCGGCACCGCTGTCGTCGGCATCCTGGTCTGGTGGCACCACCAGGCCGTGCTGGGTGCCGGTCGTCGGCACGAGCGCACCGAGGTCCGTCGTGTCTACGAATACCTGATGGCCGGCATCGGTCTGGTCGCTGCCGCCTCCGGACTGACGATGGTGATCGTGGCGATCGTCGAGGCGCTGGCCGGCGACCGCGACATCCTCGTTGGTGTCAGCACCGTCAACAGCCTGCTCGCGGCCATCACCCTGCTCGGCGTCGGCGTCCCGGTGTGGTGGTGGCACTGGAGGCTCGCCCAGCGGGCTGCCGTCGCCGACCCCGTCGAGGAGTTGACGTCCCCGACCCGGCGCATCTATCTGGTCCTGCTCTTCGGCGTCATCGGCGTGGTGGCCGTCATCGCGCTGCTCACCGGCGTCTATCTGCTGCTGGAGGACGTGCTCGCCAACGGCTTCTCCGCCGAGACGCTGCGGGGCACGCGCTTCGCGCTCGGCATCCTGGTGAGTGCCGGCATCGTGTCGGCCTATCACTGGACCGTCTTCCGCGGCGACCGGGCCTCCGCGGAGGCTCTCGCGGCATCCCTGGGCACCGGCTCGGCCGCTCAGCCAGCGACCCCCGCGCAGCCAGGCGCCCCCGTGTCGCGAGGGCCACGGGTTGAGGTCCCTGGGCACGTGCTCCTCGTCGGCCCTGCCGATCCGGCCATCGCTCGAGAGGTGGCAGATCGCGTCGGCGGGTCGGTCGAGCTGCGACGACGTCTCGGTGACGACGTCACCCCCTGGTCGATCGAGGAAGTTGTCGCAGCCATCGCGGCCGCGCGGGCCAGCTCCGACCCGGACCAGTCCTCGGAGCTCCTCGTGCTCTCCGGCCCGGACGGTCTTCAGGTCATCCCGCTCGCACCGCTCGAGCCACCAACGGGCGCCCCGGCACAGGTCTCGGCACCGGCTCGGTGAGCCAGCCCCACGGCATACTCACTGCGCCAGCAGCTCCCGCACGCGAGGGGCGACCTCCTCGGCATACAGCCTGATCGAGCTCATCCGCTGCTCGTGCGGCAACCGGCCGTTGGAGTATTTGAACTGGAAGCGCGACGCGCCGAGGGTCTGCACCGTCGCCGCGACCTTGCGCGCCACGGTCTCGGGCGAGCCACAGTAGACCGCGCCCTCCGGCCCGAACTGCTGGCGGGCAGCGGCCTCCGTCATGGGGGGCCAGCCACGCTCGGACCCGAGCTTGCGCATCTGCTCAAGGAAGTGGGGGAGGTATTCCTGCGCGGCCTGCTCGTCGGTGGCCGCGACGTGCCCCGGCGAGTGGACGCCGACCGGCAGACCCTCATGGCCGAACTCGGCACAGGCCCGGCGATAGAGGTCGGCCAACGGCTCGAAGGCGGCGCTGGTGCCCCCGATGATGGCGATGACGACCGGCAGACCATATTTCGCGGCGCGCACCACGGACGCGGGAGTCCCGCCGACACCGACCCAGGTGCGCAGGTGCCCGGACTCGGTCGGTGGCATGACCGGACCCGCCTGGACTGGCTTGCGCACGGTGCCGGTCCAGCTGAACGGCGCCTCCTTGAGGACCTCTGCCAGCAGGTCGAGCTTCTCGCTGAAGAGCACCTCGTAGTCCTCGAGGTCGAGCCCGAAGAGCGGGAAGGACTCGATGAACGAGCCGCGACCCACGGTGATCTCGGCGCGACCGTTGCTCAGGGCGTCGACGGTCGAGAAGCGCTCGAAGACGCGGATGGGGTCGTCCGAGCTGAGCACCGTGACCGACGTCCCCAGCAGGATCCGCTCCGTCGTGGTCGCCAGCCCGGCCAGCACGGTGTCGGGCGCGGAGATCGCATAGTCGGGGCGGTGGTGCTCACCGACGCCGAAGAAGTCCACCCCGAGCCGGTCGGCGAGCTGCCCCTCCGCCAGCACCTCGCGGATCACGGTCGCGGCCGCCAGCGGCTGTCCCTTGAGGTCGAGCGCGATGTCGCCGAACGTGTCGAGGCCAAGTTCGATGGTCATCTCGCCATCGTAGGAGGTCGGTGTCGGTGCTGCGTGGTTGGCTGAGGAGGTGAACGAGTGGGAGACGCATCCAGTGACACCCGACCGGTTCGACGACCTTGCGACGGTGCTCAACCCGACCCGGCGCGAGACGCACTGCTGGTGCCTGTCGCACAGGTTGCCGGCGCGGGAGATCGAGGAGCTGGGAGGTGGCTCCCGGGCGGAGGCGATGCGAGCGCTGACGCGGCGTGAGCACCCACCGGGGGTCGTGACCTATCGCGACGGCGAACCGGTCGGGTGGTGCAGCATCAGCCCCCGAGCCGAGATCCCTCGTCTGGTCTCCTCGAAACTGATCCGGCCGGTGGACGAGGTCCCGGTGTGGAGCATTATCTGCGTCGTGGTGCGCAGCGGCCACCGCCGGCAGGGCGTCACCGAGCAGATGCTCGAGGGTGCGGTGGCGTATGCCGCGGGGCTGGGTGCGCCGGCCATCGAGGCCTATCCGGTGGACCCAGAAGGACGGATGGATCTCACCATGGCTTTCGTCGGGACCAAGACGATGTTCGCCCGGGTCGGTTTCCGCCAGGTCGGCACGACCGATGCGGTCGCCAGCCGGATGCCGCGGATCGTGATGCGGCGCGACCTCACCTGAGCGCCGACCTCACCGCAACGCCGACCTCACCGCAACGCCGCGATGCTCGCCTCGGGGCTGAGGTCCAGACGTCGCAACAGCTGGGCGTTGAGCGCGACGATCACCGTGGACAGCGACATCAGGATGGCGCCGACTGCCATCGGCATCACGAAGCCGACCGGGGCCAGGACACCTGCGGCCAGCGGCACCGCGACGAGGTTGTAGCCAGCGGCCCACCACAGGTTCTGCTGCATCTTGCGATAGGCGGCGCGAGACAGCTGGATGATCGAGAGCACCGAGCGCGGGTCGTCGCTGGCCAGGATGACCCCGGCCGAGGCGATCGCCACGTCGGTGCCGGCGCCGATGGCGATGCCGACATCGGCACGCGCCAGGGCGGGAGCGTCGTTGACGCCGTCGCCGACCATCGCGACGGTGCGTCCACGCTCCTGGAGCTCGGCGACCTTGTCGGCCTTGTGCTCCGGGCGGACGCCCGCAAAGACCTCGTCGATCCCGAGGTCGGCTGCGACCGCACGGGCGACCGGCTCGGCATCGCCCGTGATCATGACGACCTGGATGCCGAGGCTGTGCAGCGCGTCGACCGCCTCTCGGGACTCGGGTCGGATCTCGTCCGAGACCGACAGGGCACCGATCACGGCGCCGTCGCGCACGACGTGCAGCACGGTGGCGCCGTCCTCAGCCCACGAGCCGCCGGCCTCGAGCGGGTCGAGCCCCTCCTCCTCCAGCAGATAGGGCCCGCCGACACGCACGGTCGAGCCGTCGATCGTCGCGGTCACGCCGACGGCGGGCGAGGCGCTGAAGCCGGTGGCGGCAGGGATCTCCAGCTCCCGCTCGGTGGCCGCCCGCACGATGGCACGCGCCAGCGGGTGCTCGCTGTCCAGCTCTGCGGCGGCAGCGAGTGCCAGCACCTGCGACTCGTTGAGACCGGCAGCGCCGACCACGTGGCCGACGGCGGGTTCGCCGCGGGTGAGGGTGCCGGTCTTGTCGAAGAGGACGGTGTCGACCGAGCGGGTCCGCTCCAGGGCCAGCCGGTCCTTGATGAGCACGCCACCGCGGGCCGCGCGCTCGGTGGTGATGGACACGACCAGCGGGATCGCCAGGCCCAGTGCGTGGGGACAGGCGATGATCAGCACCGTGATCACCCGCTCGAGAGTGGTGGCCGGGTCGGCGACGACGAGCCAGACAATCGCGGCGATGATGGCGGCGCCCAGGGCATACCAGAACAGCCAGCCCGCAGCCTTGTCCGCCAGCCGCTGCGCCCGGCTCGAGCTGCCCTGTGCCTGCTCCACGAGCCGCTGAATCCCCGCGAGCGCGGTGTCGTCACCCACCGCACTGATCTCGACCCGCAGACCGGAGTCGGTGGCCACGGTGCCCGCGACCACTTGGTCACCCTCGCTGCGGCGCACCGCCTTTGACTCACCGGTGATCATCGACTCGTCCACCGCCGCCGCTCCCTGGACGACGGTGCCGTCGGCCGGGACGCGTGCACCCGGGCGCACGATGACCACGTCGCCCACACGCAGGTCTGTCGGTGCGACGGTCACGATGGAGTCGCCCTCGACGCGCTCGGCCTCGTCCGGCAGCAGCGCGGCCAGCGAGTCCAGGGCCGATGAGGTCTGGGCGAGGGACCGCATCTCGATCCAGTGACCGAGCAGCATGATGACGATCAGCAGGGCGAGCTCCCACCAGAACTCGAGCTCGTGGGAGATCAGGCCGAGACTGGCCGCCAGGGACGACGCGAAGGCGACCGTGATGGCCATGCCGATCAGGAGCATCATGCCGGGCTTGCGAGACCGGATCTCGTCCACGGCGCCGGTGAGGAAGGGCTGCCCACCCAAGGCGAACATGACCGTGCCGAGCACCGGCGCGACCCAGGTGATGCCGGGCACGTCCGGCAGCCCATAGCCGAGCAGGTCGGCGAACATCGGGCTGAGCAGCACCGTCGGCACGGCCAGGACCAGCATGATCCAGAAGAGGCGACGGAAGACGGCTACGTGACCCTCGTGGCCGCCATGACCCTCGTGGCCGTGGTGACCACCATGGCCGGCATCGCTCTCGTGGTCGGCGTGGTCGTGGTGACCCCCATCGCTGCCGTGGTCAGCGTGGTCGCCGTGATCACCGAGACCCACCTGTGCGCCGTGTCCGGCGTGGTGGCCGTGACCGGCGTGCTCGTGG from Ornithinimicrobium cryptoxanthini includes these protein-coding regions:
- a CDS encoding DUF5671 domain-containing protein; this encodes MLSLLAVLLVLAIPVGAVVAIVAAVRRHQEDDPGQPEDRGQTVRRLFQYAVLLGLLIVAAMGLTGLLTPLFETGETLTRSDATLARDLTFTFIGLPLFLALGRWTLTRLSADPREVRSLGWTAYLTLATIISLLTAMTGLYGALTSLTGSGPLSGGSVATALVWTLVWALHQSLATRTTPDRRLRLVDLLGSLIGLGTAAVALVRLTAEALRQLFDLGGETIVVGTSTDGLLEAGVLLLIGAVVWSYYWLSNLAPSSRDTSWLGYVLLAGVGAGLVAALAALTYLGFDVLVWLIGDTRGATAEQHFSGLPGLVGTAVVGILVWWHHQAVLGAGRRHERTEVRRVYEYLMAGIGLVAAASGLTMVIVAIVEALAGDRDILVGVSTVNSLLAAITLLGVGVPVWWWHWRLAQRAAVADPVEELTSPTRRIYLVLLFGVIGVVAVIALLTGVYLLLEDVLANGFSAETLRGTRFALGILVSAGIVSAYHWTVFRGDRASAEALAASLGTGSAAQPATPAQPGAPVSRGPRVEVPGHVLLVGPADPAIAREVADRVGGSVELRRRLGDDVTPWSIEEVVAAIAAARASSDPDQSSELLVLSGPDGLQVIPLAPLEPPTGAPAQVSAPAR
- a CDS encoding heavy metal translocating P-type ATPase; protein product: MLVLAVPTVLLSPMFADLLGYGLPDVPGITWVAPVLGTVMFALGGQPFLTGAVDEIRSRKPGMMLLIGMAITVAFASSLAASLGLISHELEFWWELALLIVIMLLGHWIEMRSLAQTSSALDSLAALLPDEAERVEGDSIVTVAPTDLRVGDVVIVRPGARVPADGTVVQGAAAVDESMITGESKAVRRSEGDQVVAGTVATDSGLRVEISAVGDDTALAGIQRLVEQAQGSSSRAQRLADKAAGWLFWYALGAAIIAAIVWLVVADPATTLERVITVLIIACPHALGLAIPLVVSITTERAARGGVLIKDRLALERTRSVDTVLFDKTGTLTRGEPAVGHVVGAAGLNESQVLALAAAAELDSEHPLARAIVRAATERELEIPAATGFSASPAVGVTATIDGSTVRVGGPYLLEEEGLDPLEAGGSWAEDGATVLHVVRDGAVIGALSVSDEIRPESREAVDALHSLGIQVVMITGDAEPVARAVAADLGIDEVFAGVRPEHKADKVAELQERGRTVAMVGDGVNDAPALARADVGIAIGAGTDVAIASAGVILASDDPRSVLSIIQLSRAAYRKMQQNLWWAAGYNLVAVPLAAGVLAPVGFVMPMAVGAILMSLSTVIVALNAQLLRRLDLSPEASIAALR
- a CDS encoding GNAT family N-acetyltransferase, with the translated sequence MTPDRFDDLATVLNPTRRETHCWCLSHRLPAREIEELGGGSRAEAMRALTRREHPPGVVTYRDGEPVGWCSISPRAEIPRLVSSKLIRPVDEVPVWSIICVVVRSGHRRQGVTEQMLEGAVAYAAGLGAPAIEAYPVDPEGRMDLTMAFVGTKTMFARVGFRQVGTTDAVASRMPRIVMRRDLT
- a CDS encoding LLM class flavin-dependent oxidoreductase, which codes for MTIELGLDTFGDIALDLKGQPLAAATVIREVLAEGQLADRLGVDFFGVGEHHRPDYAISAPDTVLAGLATTTERILLGTSVTVLSSDDPIRVFERFSTVDALSNGRAEITVGRGSFIESFPLFGLDLEDYEVLFSEKLDLLAEVLKEAPFSWTGTVRKPVQAGPVMPPTESGHLRTWVGVGGTPASVVRAAKYGLPVVIAIIGGTSAAFEPLADLYRRACAEFGHEGLPVGVHSPGHVAATDEQAAQEYLPHFLEQMRKLGSERGWPPMTEAAARQQFGPEGAVYCGSPETVARKVAATVQTLGASRFQFKYSNGRLPHEQRMSSIRLYAEEVAPRVRELLAQ